A genome region from Tolypothrix sp. PCC 7712 includes the following:
- a CDS encoding glutathione S-transferase family protein, translating into MTDVQNPPTDFPRTQKKGKSLPPKLIIKLGKFVWSTMWHTMMSKIAPRSKSGEYIRPHSQFRNFISTDKDSLYPPAAGRYHLYVGMSCPWAHRTLIVRALKGLEDIISVTVVYPSPIAGGWVFNEEEQGCASLAQFYAAAQPGYSGRATVPVLWDKQTKTIVNNESAEIIVMLNSELNEFAKNPTIDLYPENLKEKIDWWNEKIYQSVNNGVYRCGFAQTQAAYNQACDELFTTLDEIEAALQTSRYLCGNQVTLADVRLFTTLFRFDVAYYGLFKCNRHRIQDYPNLGTYLSDIYQLPGVADTCNLESVKQDYYGNLFPLNPGGIIPSGPDMAYLLKAHNRDKIGTVANLPV; encoded by the coding sequence ATGACTGATGTACAAAATCCCCCAACCGATTTTCCTCGCACTCAAAAGAAGGGAAAATCATTACCACCCAAGCTAATTATCAAGCTGGGTAAGTTTGTTTGGTCAACAATGTGGCATACGATGATGTCAAAGATTGCTCCTCGAAGTAAATCGGGGGAGTATATTCGTCCTCATAGTCAGTTTAGAAATTTTATTAGCACAGATAAAGATAGCCTCTACCCACCAGCAGCAGGACGTTATCATCTTTATGTGGGAATGAGTTGTCCTTGGGCACATCGTACCCTGATTGTGCGCGCACTCAAAGGACTTGAAGATATTATTTCCGTTACTGTCGTTTATCCTTCCCCCATCGCAGGCGGTTGGGTGTTTAATGAAGAGGAACAAGGTTGCGCTAGCTTGGCTCAATTTTATGCAGCTGCTCAACCTGGCTACAGTGGACGCGCTACAGTTCCTGTATTATGGGACAAACAAACTAAGACTATCGTTAATAACGAGAGTGCAGAAATTATTGTGATGCTGAACTCCGAATTGAACGAGTTCGCTAAGAATCCAACTATAGATTTGTATCCAGAAAATCTCAAAGAGAAAATTGATTGGTGGAATGAGAAAATTTATCAAAGTGTAAATAACGGTGTATATCGCTGTGGTTTTGCTCAAACTCAAGCAGCTTACAATCAAGCTTGTGATGAATTATTTACAACTTTGGATGAAATTGAAGCAGCACTACAAACAAGTCGTTACCTCTGCGGAAACCAAGTCACGCTGGCTGATGTGCGCTTGTTCACTACTTTATTCCGCTTTGATGTTGCTTACTATGGGTTATTTAAGTGTAACCGCCACAGAATTCAAGATTATCCTAATTTAGGAACTTACTTAAGCGATATATATCAGCTTCCGGGTGTAGCTGATACTTGTAATTTGGAAAGTGTGAAACAAGATTATTATGGGAACCTCTTTCCACTAAATCCTGGTGGAATTATTCCTTCTGGCCCAGATATGGCATATCTACTGAAAGCACATAATCGCGATAAAATTGGCACCGTTGCCAATTTACCAGTCTGA
- a CDS encoding HdeD family acid-resistance protein, protein MAANVSSDINKIDNKSLLTGILLIVLGVIAIAVPTVSTIFAETWVAIILASAGFAKLFYAYNTRQSGGFLWKLLLGVLYIATGIMLLIYPSTGIFTLTLLLGSFLLTEGVFELILAFKLRPQQNWTWVLGDGIITLVLGAMIWFQWPFDAPWVIGTLLGVSILFTGVSRLMLSWNRSNLNNPDQAAGAA, encoded by the coding sequence ATGGCAGCGAATGTTTCTAGTGATATCAACAAGATTGATAATAAGTCGCTATTAACCGGCATTCTCTTGATTGTTTTAGGGGTAATTGCGATCGCAGTGCCTACTGTATCCACAATTTTTGCAGAAACTTGGGTAGCAATCATTTTGGCTTCTGCTGGATTTGCCAAACTGTTCTACGCATATAACACCCGCCAGTCAGGTGGCTTTCTTTGGAAACTACTGTTAGGCGTACTTTACATTGCAACAGGTATCATGCTGTTGATTTACCCTTCTACGGGTATTTTCACATTGACTCTATTGCTGGGTAGCTTCTTGTTAACTGAAGGTGTTTTCGAGTTAATTCTGGCATTTAAACTGCGTCCTCAACAAAATTGGACATGGGTTTTAGGTGACGGGATTATCACATTAGTATTAGGTGCCATGATTTGGTTCCAATGGCCATTTGATGCACCTTGGGTAATTGGAACACTGCTAGGTGTTAGCATTCTATTCACTGGCGTTTCCCGGCTGATGCTGTCTTGGAATCGTTCTAATTTAAATAACCCTGACCAAGCTGCAGGAGCGGCTTAA
- a CDS encoding HPP family protein encodes MKGYLPKGRLSSTYLSRFNYEYVQDKWKNYCFKIRGTRRSYALDRPHHKHIFWSWCGSFIGIAATAYLSIKMNSPLLMAPFGATSVLIFGIPDSPLAQPRNVIGGNFVAALVSLTILHLFGSEPWAMGMAVATAIGMMQLTATLHPPSGAVALVVMMTKASWQFLLTPALEGSIILVLCAVVFNNLAHERTYPKYWF; translated from the coding sequence ATGAAAGGTTATTTACCCAAAGGACGGCTTTCTTCAACATATTTAAGCAGATTTAATTATGAATATGTTCAAGATAAATGGAAAAATTACTGCTTTAAAATACGTGGAACTAGACGTTCATATGCTTTAGATAGACCTCACCACAAACACATTTTTTGGAGTTGGTGCGGCAGTTTTATTGGCATAGCAGCAACAGCTTACCTTTCGATAAAAATGAATTCTCCTTTGTTGATGGCTCCCTTTGGTGCGACAAGCGTATTAATCTTTGGTATACCTGACAGTCCTTTAGCCCAACCTCGGAATGTAATTGGTGGTAATTTTGTAGCAGCATTAGTTAGTCTGACTATTCTGCATCTTTTCGGTTCAGAACCTTGGGCTATGGGAATGGCTGTAGCTACAGCTATTGGGATGATGCAACTTACTGCAACCTTACATCCGCCTTCTGGTGCAGTTGCATTAGTTGTGATGATGACGAAAGCATCCTGGCAATTTCTTTTAACTCCCGCCTTAGAAGGTTCGATAATTTTGGTTCTCTGCGCCGTGGTATTCAATAATTTGGCACATGAGCGAACATATCCTAAGTATTGGTTCTAA
- a CDS encoding DHA2 family efflux MFS transporter permease subunit: MATNIKSSNFNQAGYVQGPLKWAIAFSASLGAILEVIDTSIVNVALTSMQASLGATVSEIGWVVTGYAIANVVLIPLSAWLGDYFGKKSYFIFSLIGFTVASVICGLSVNLPMLIVSRIAQGLFGGGLLAKAQAILFETFPPAEQGLAQAVFGVGVISGPAIGPTLGGYLTDALGWRWIFFINIPFGILAVVMSSMFLPQDKGKSEAKNQAVDWLGIGLLVVAIGCMQTFLEEGEQEDWFSSGFITTLAIASILGLVLFIWRELKTPHPAVDLRVLRHRSLAAGSFLSAIVGMGLYGALFAVPIFAQSILHFTATQTGLLLAPGALASAIVMVMLGKLSTKVDARILIAIGGVGTAMVMFDLSKLTSQTGADDLFWPLVWRGAFTVLMFLPLSLATLGSLPKKDISAGSGFYNLTRQLGGSIGIAILTTLLDKREAFHRAMLLSHLSPYSPETNQRLDLLTAAMQNQGMDATTAHQQALALLSQTVDIQAAVLSFADIFRVVGVAFLCSLPLLLFLGKGGAGAKAPVH; this comes from the coding sequence ATGGCTACCAATATTAAAAGTTCTAATTTTAACCAAGCTGGTTATGTTCAAGGGCCTCTGAAGTGGGCGATCGCCTTTTCTGCGTCTCTGGGTGCGATTCTAGAGGTGATTGACACCAGCATTGTCAATGTGGCGCTGACTTCCATGCAAGCCAGTTTAGGGGCTACGGTGAGCGAAATAGGCTGGGTAGTCACCGGATATGCGATCGCCAACGTTGTTTTAATTCCGTTATCTGCTTGGTTGGGTGATTATTTTGGTAAAAAAAGTTACTTTATATTTTCGTTGATTGGCTTTACTGTCGCCTCTGTTATTTGTGGGCTATCAGTAAATCTGCCCATGCTAATTGTCTCCCGCATTGCTCAAGGATTATTTGGTGGGGGATTATTAGCAAAAGCTCAAGCTATTTTATTTGAAACCTTTCCTCCCGCCGAACAAGGTTTAGCGCAAGCCGTGTTTGGGGTAGGAGTAATTTCTGGCCCAGCAATTGGCCCGACTTTGGGAGGCTACCTCACCGATGCTTTGGGTTGGCGTTGGATTTTCTTTATTAATATTCCCTTTGGGATTTTGGCAGTAGTGATGTCTTCAATGTTTTTACCGCAGGATAAAGGTAAAAGTGAAGCAAAAAACCAAGCCGTCGATTGGTTGGGGATCGGGTTGTTGGTGGTTGCGATTGGCTGTATGCAAACCTTTTTAGAAGAAGGGGAACAAGAGGATTGGTTTTCTTCCGGTTTTATTACCACCTTAGCTATTGCCAGCATTTTAGGATTGGTGCTGTTTATTTGGCGAGAACTGAAAACACCTCATCCGGCGGTGGATTTAAGAGTGCTGCGTCACCGTTCCTTAGCTGCGGGAAGCTTTCTATCTGCAATTGTGGGGATGGGGTTATATGGCGCATTATTTGCTGTACCAATTTTTGCCCAGAGTATCCTGCATTTTACCGCCACCCAAACGGGACTTTTACTAGCACCTGGGGCGTTAGCATCAGCAATTGTCATGGTGATGTTAGGTAAATTATCTACCAAAGTCGATGCCAGAATTTTAATTGCGATCGGTGGTGTGGGTACAGCTATGGTGATGTTTGATTTATCAAAGCTCACTTCCCAAACGGGAGCTGATGATTTATTTTGGCCCTTGGTATGGCGTGGAGCCTTTACAGTCTTAATGTTTCTCCCCTTAAGTTTGGCAACTTTAGGCTCACTTCCCAAAAAAGATATTTCTGCTGGTTCTGGCTTTTACAACCTCACCCGGCAGCTTGGTGGTAGCATCGGCATTGCTATACTCACCACCCTGCTAGATAAAAGAGAAGCGTTTCATCGCGCTATGCTTTTATCTCACCTTAGCCCTTACAGTCCAGAAACCAATCAACGCCTTGACTTGCTTACCGCAGCAATGCAAAACCAAGGTATGGATGCAACAACAGCCCATCAACAAGCATTGGCTTTACTAAGCCAAACAGTAGATATTCAAGCAGCGGTGTTGTCTTTTGCAGATATCTTTCGAGTTGTGGGAGTGGCGTTTCTTTGCTCATTGCCTTTATTACTCTTTTTAGGCAAAGGTGGCGCAGGAGCAAAAGCACCAGTACATTGA
- a CDS encoding response regulator has product MDTIRVVLIEDHDLTRMGMRTALKQQEGIEVIGEAKNANSGLKLLNSLQPDVAIVDVGLPDMSGVELTQIFKDSEDADSPLPTKILILTMNDSEDTVLAAFAAGADSYYMKDASIEKLADAIRVTHEGNSWIDPAIARIVLQQSNSAYDEPNAGSKSSTVTINSLSPEESEFLLAYPLTTRELDVLRLIVDGCSNAQIAEQLYITVGTVKTHVRNILNKLSVSDRTQVAVRALRAGLVS; this is encoded by the coding sequence ATGGATACAATTCGTGTAGTTTTAATTGAAGACCATGATCTAACCCGTATGGGTATGCGTACTGCTTTAAAACAACAAGAAGGAATAGAAGTAATTGGTGAGGCTAAAAATGCAAATTCAGGTTTGAAGCTACTGAATTCTCTGCAACCAGATGTAGCAATAGTAGATGTAGGCTTACCAGATATGAGTGGAGTTGAATTAACGCAAATCTTCAAAGATTCTGAAGATGCGGATTCACCTCTGCCAACTAAAATTTTAATTTTAACAATGAATGATAGTGAGGATACTGTTTTAGCCGCTTTTGCAGCTGGTGCAGATTCTTATTATATGAAAGATGCCAGCATTGAAAAATTAGCTGATGCAATTCGAGTTACTCATGAAGGTAATTCTTGGATTGATCCTGCGATTGCTCGGATTGTTTTACAGCAAAGTAATAGTGCTTATGATGAACCAAACGCTGGCTCTAAATCTTCAACTGTGACGATTAACTCTTTATCACCAGAAGAAAGCGAATTTTTACTAGCTTATCCTTTAACTACACGGGAATTAGATGTATTAAGGTTAATTGTTGACGGTTGCAGTAATGCTCAAATTGCCGAGCAACTTTACATTACAGTAGGTACAGTTAAAACTCACGTTCGTAATATTTTAAACAAGCTTTCAGTGAGTGATAGAACTCAGGTTGCAGTTCGTGCATTGCGTGCAGGATTAGTTAGCTAG
- a CDS encoding CAAD domain-containing protein codes for MQTQVQPPRYVEPPYTSDKTTIYNSSAATLSTVASEAQSEKQGTEIGRKTAEFLERLPKNVANFVNEYNFLVISFAVLVATVIFLTMLVAITDAIDDIPFLASFFQLIGFSYVIWFVSRYFLKASTRQELAGEVDSAKEQITDSNAS; via the coding sequence ATGCAAACTCAAGTACAACCACCAAGATATGTTGAGCCTCCTTATACAAGCGATAAGACAACAATTTACAATTCCTCAGCAGCAACTTTGTCAACAGTAGCTAGCGAGGCTCAATCTGAAAAACAAGGTACAGAAATAGGTAGAAAAACTGCGGAATTTTTGGAAAGGTTACCGAAAAATGTAGCTAATTTCGTTAATGAATATAATTTTCTTGTCATTAGCTTTGCTGTACTTGTGGCGACAGTAATTTTCCTCACAATGTTAGTAGCCATTACAGATGCTATTGATGATATTCCATTCCTGGCTTCATTTTTTCAATTGATTGGCTTTAGCTATGTCATCTGGTTTGTCTCCCGCTATTTCTTAAAAGCTTCAACTCGCCAAGAGTTAGCAGGAGAAGTTGATTCAGCTAAAGAGCAAATTACAGACAGCAATGCTTCTTAA
- a CDS encoding TetR/AcrR family transcriptional regulator, which translates to MLKIAKMVGFSQDVGMSKRINSPSGRPRSIQANQAILQATLDLLAEVGYQSMSIEAIASRAGVGKTTIYRRYTSKEELVADAIESLRADVAIPDTGTFWGDMDILIDNAAKKILSPLGRQTLALIISTASSNPQFAQVYWTKYIMPRREAFAQILQRAKSRGEIQPDADVDLITDLVSGSLYYALIFKPTAEPVDTYMHRTITLLLQGIGHRA; encoded by the coding sequence TTGCTGAAAATTGCCAAGATGGTCGGGTTTAGTCAAGATGTTGGTATGAGTAAGCGAATTAATAGCCCATCTGGACGACCACGTAGCATTCAAGCTAATCAAGCGATTCTGCAGGCAACTCTTGACCTACTGGCGGAAGTAGGGTATCAGAGCATGAGCATAGAAGCGATCGCATCTCGTGCTGGAGTTGGCAAGACAACTATCTATCGACGTTATACTTCTAAAGAAGAACTAGTTGCAGATGCGATCGAAAGCTTAAGAGCAGATGTAGCGATCCCAGATACAGGTACCTTCTGGGGAGATATGGATATCCTGATTGATAATGCCGCGAAAAAAATCTTGAGTCCTCTGGGTCGTCAGACACTTGCTTTAATTATCAGTACAGCCTCAAGCAATCCGCAATTTGCCCAAGTCTACTGGACAAAATACATAATGCCGCGCCGCGAGGCTTTTGCCCAAATTCTGCAACGAGCCAAATCTAGAGGCGAAATTCAGCCAGATGCAGATGTAGATCTCATCACCGACCTCGTCAGTGGGTCACTCTATTATGCACTGATATTTAAACCCACAGCAGAGCCAGTAGATACCTATATGCATCGCACTATAACTCTGTTGCTTCAAGGCATAGGGCATAGGGCATAG
- a CDS encoding TM0106 family RecB-like putative nuclease, producing the protein MLINADLLLQYQRCKRRPFLDSHGDKSQRDTPNELLLKLQQDKIAYQKNILANLAYERPEYPQGNLKAGQAATLELMQRGVDYIHRGILLVNYDQWEDREPHNQQYTLLSRPDLLVKHPGESRFGDWMYVPASMEMGKRPKQEYQVGVAFHAQVLAMVQGVAPPIGLLKLRTKETTYPVDLLKWSPQMQLILAELIQALESQEGPEVFISRQKCNLCHWHSQCYAIAQSEKHLSLLPGVSPLRYTQLQSLSLTSLESLASTSPSVLENLPGFDNQVAHKLVIQAQSVVQNRPFILPYTLPIENITFTAPIEIYFDIEAQPDLNLDYLLGVLVVNRQTNTEQFYSLLATKPEDEGLVWQQFLDLVGQYPEAPIYHFCAYEFDTVKRLAKLYQTPYASVRPVLNRFVDLYEQLTQSVALPIESYALKAIARWLGFEWRDKEASGAKCIYWYDQWLETGDRNFLEMIQRYNEDDCRATYNVKNWLVKFFLEEYYLRPA; encoded by the coding sequence ATGTTAATTAATGCCGATCTGTTACTGCAATATCAACGCTGTAAGCGCCGCCCTTTTTTAGATAGTCACGGTGATAAAAGCCAGCGAGATACTCCCAATGAGTTGCTGCTAAAACTCCAACAAGACAAAATCGCTTATCAAAAGAATATCTTGGCTAACTTGGCTTATGAGCGGCCAGAATATCCTCAAGGAAATTTGAAAGCGGGGCAAGCGGCAACCTTAGAATTAATGCAGCGTGGTGTTGACTACATTCATCGAGGTATATTGTTAGTCAATTACGACCAGTGGGAAGATAGAGAACCCCACAATCAACAATATACCTTGCTCAGTCGCCCAGATTTACTTGTAAAGCATCCTGGAGAATCTCGTTTTGGAGATTGGATGTATGTTCCGGCGAGTATGGAAATGGGTAAACGCCCAAAGCAGGAATATCAAGTGGGAGTTGCATTTCATGCTCAAGTTTTGGCGATGGTGCAGGGAGTTGCACCCCCAATCGGGCTGCTAAAATTACGTACTAAAGAAACTACTTATCCAGTAGATTTACTGAAATGGTCGCCCCAAATGCAGTTGATTTTGGCGGAGTTAATTCAAGCGCTAGAGTCACAAGAAGGGCCAGAAGTATTCATCTCTCGCCAAAAATGCAATCTTTGCCACTGGCATAGTCAATGTTATGCGATCGCGCAATCAGAAAAACACCTGTCACTGTTACCAGGAGTTTCACCCCTACGCTATACTCAACTGCAATCACTTTCCCTGACTAGCTTAGAATCGCTGGCTAGTACTAGCCCCAGTGTCTTAGAAAATCTGCCTGGTTTTGACAATCAAGTTGCACACAAACTGGTAATTCAAGCGCAATCGGTAGTGCAAAATCGTCCGTTTATCTTACCTTATACCCTACCAATCGAAAATATTACCTTCACGGCTCCAATTGAAATTTACTTTGATATTGAGGCACAACCAGATTTAAATTTGGATTATTTATTAGGGGTATTGGTAGTTAATCGGCAAACTAACACAGAACAATTTTATTCTTTGTTAGCCACAAAACCAGAAGACGAAGGCTTAGTTTGGCAGCAGTTTTTAGATTTAGTTGGGCAATATCCCGAAGCACCAATTTATCATTTTTGCGCCTACGAATTTGATACAGTTAAGCGGCTAGCAAAACTGTACCAAACGCCTTATGCTTCAGTACGCCCGGTATTAAATCGGTTTGTGGATCTGTATGAGCAATTAACTCAAAGTGTAGCCTTACCAATTGAAAGCTATGCCCTAAAAGCAATTGCCCGTTGGTTAGGGTTTGAATGGCGTGATAAAGAAGCTAGCGGTGCTAAATGTATTTACTGGTACGATCAGTGGTTAGAAACAGGCGATCGCAATTTTTTGGAAATGATCCAACGCTATAACGAAGATGATTGCCGTGCTACCTATAATGTCAAAAACTGGCTCGTGAAATTCTTCCTAGAAGAATACTATTTGCGTCCAGCTTAA
- a CDS encoding aminotransferase class V-fold PLP-dependent enzyme, translating to MSLSDLQQSLHRHREQFPALANKTYFNYGGQGPMPLAAIKAISENQMHIQQLGPFGNEVGRWIGKIIQATKAAIASELNVPPSTITLTENVTVGCNIAMWGIEWQTGDHILLSDCEHQGIIAIAQEIGRRFNVEVTTCPLMDTLNVGDPVEVISQNLRPNTRLVVLSHILWNTGQLLPLDKIAELCRNNNSLLLVDAAQSVGAMPLNLTQLGVDFYAFTGHKWLCGPAGVGGLYVRPEVQANLQPTFVGWRSVVIDERSKPVDWEKSGQRYEVATSDYPLYVALQEAIAIHQQWGTPEERYQQICHNSEYLWRKLSALPNIKCLRTSSPESGLISFQLANQLSQTTSEVVQLLESQKIFTRKIADPNCVRACVHYFTLESEIDQLVEALRE from the coding sequence ATGAGTCTTTCTGACCTACAACAAAGTTTGCATCGCCATCGAGAACAATTTCCGGCTTTAGCAAATAAGACTTATTTCAATTATGGCGGTCAAGGGCCAATGCCCCTTGCAGCAATCAAGGCGATTTCTGAAAATCAAATGCACATCCAACAGCTAGGCCCTTTTGGAAATGAGGTGGGACGCTGGATTGGCAAAATTATTCAAGCCACAAAAGCTGCGATCGCATCTGAGTTGAATGTACCACCATCAACCATCACTCTTACAGAAAATGTCACTGTGGGTTGCAATATTGCGATGTGGGGTATTGAGTGGCAAACTGGCGACCATATATTACTATCTGATTGTGAACATCAGGGGATAATTGCGATCGCCCAGGAAATTGGGCGTAGATTTAATGTGGAAGTTACCACTTGTCCTCTAATGGATACTTTAAACGTAGGCGACCCTGTAGAAGTTATCTCCCAAAATTTACGCCCAAATACCCGCCTTGTAGTTTTAAGTCACATCCTCTGGAACACGGGTCAACTTTTACCCCTAGACAAAATTGCTGAATTATGCAGAAATAACAATTCCTTACTTTTAGTTGATGCTGCCCAGTCTGTTGGGGCTATGCCTTTAAATTTAACCCAATTGGGAGTAGATTTTTATGCTTTTACAGGTCACAAGTGGTTATGTGGCCCGGCTGGTGTGGGTGGGTTGTATGTGCGTCCAGAAGTTCAAGCCAATTTACAACCCACCTTTGTAGGCTGGCGTAGCGTTGTGATTGATGAGCGCAGTAAGCCTGTAGATTGGGAGAAAAGTGGACAACGTTACGAAGTAGCAACATCAGATTATCCATTGTACGTTGCCTTACAGGAAGCGATCGCCATTCATCAGCAATGGGGAACACCAGAAGAACGTTATCAACAAATTTGCCATAACAGCGAATATCTGTGGCGTAAGTTATCAGCGTTACCCAATATCAAATGTTTGCGAACTTCATCACCTGAAAGCGGTTTAATTTCATTTCAACTAGCTAATCAACTATCTCAAACTACCTCAGAAGTCGTGCAACTTTTAGAATCACAAAAAATATTCACCCGCAAAATTGCCGACCCCAACTGTGTACGCGCTTGCGTTCATTACTTTACTTTAGAATCAGAAATCGACCAATTAGTTGAGGCGTTGCGAGAGTAG
- a CDS encoding RNA-guided endonuclease InsQ/TnpB family protein — protein MYLIRLGVSPTQGSRVKLPGIGWVKMQLSRPIPDGFVAKQAQVVKKASGWYVMLTLQADVDVKSFAPHGQPVGIDLGLKSFLATSAGEQIPRPRFFVDLQRQLRLLQQRVSHKKLGSNNWRKAQRKVSRLHEHIHNTRKDFHFKLAHYLCDQGGMIFAEDLNFQAWAKGMFSKHTLDAGFGEFLSILEWVCWKRGVYFAKVNPDGTSQTCPNCNHHTAKKDLSERVHRCGECGFQTDRDVAAAMVVMQRGLAAVGHTVKMLGEGLSNNSLVTQESPVL, from the coding sequence TTGTACCTCATACGTCTAGGCGTTAGTCCAACTCAAGGTAGCAGAGTCAAACTTCCTGGTATCGGATGGGTGAAAATGCAATTATCTCGACCTATCCCAGATGGGTTTGTTGCGAAACAAGCCCAAGTGGTGAAGAAAGCTTCAGGATGGTATGTAATGCTGACACTGCAAGCGGATGTTGATGTTAAGAGTTTTGCGCCACACGGTCAACCAGTTGGTATCGACTTGGGGCTAAAAAGTTTTTTAGCCACCTCTGCTGGTGAGCAAATCCCTAGACCAAGATTTTTTGTTGATCTCCAACGCCAGCTGCGATTGCTGCAACAAAGAGTTAGTCACAAGAAATTGGGGTCAAATAACTGGCGAAAGGCTCAACGGAAGGTGTCTCGACTGCATGAACACATTCACAACACTCGTAAAGATTTTCATTTCAAGTTGGCACATTATCTGTGTGACCAAGGTGGAATGATATTTGCAGAGGATTTGAATTTTCAAGCGTGGGCTAAAGGTATGTTTTCAAAACATACCTTAGATGCTGGTTTTGGTGAGTTTCTTTCAATCTTAGAGTGGGTGTGTTGGAAGCGCGGGGTGTACTTTGCCAAGGTCAATCCAGACGGTACAAGCCAAACCTGCCCCAATTGCAACCACCATACAGCTAAGAAAGACTTATCCGAGCGAGTACATCGCTGTGGTGAATGTGGATTTCAAACAGACCGCGACGTTGCCGCCGCTATGGTGGTGATGCAGCGTGGACTTGCAGCCGTAGGGCATACGGTCAAGATGCTTGGCGAGGGGTTAAGTAATAACTCCCTTGTGACCCAAGAATCCCCCGTTTTATAA